From a region of the Cucumis sativus cultivar 9930 chromosome 6, Cucumber_9930_V3, whole genome shotgun sequence genome:
- the LOC101205811 gene encoding ethylene-responsive transcription factor ERF014, giving the protein MVKKELGNDDNHSTSVPTSKKKYKGVRMRSWGSWVSEIRAPNQKTRIWLGSYSTAEAAARAYDAALLCLKGSSANLNFPISSSSFAHFHNFLDDNNVMSPKSIQRVAAEAAANTAFFDGNVQSNMAGSSDVPPLSPLVSSSSSSSSTSNSESFMMSDPSWFNFDEILSPKYVGQMMDWTLFDPPVTDDFYEESDIRLWSFC; this is encoded by the coding sequence ATGGTGAAGAAGGAATTAGGAAATGATGACAATCATTCAACGTCAGTCCCaacaagtaaaaagaaatacaaggGAGTAAGAATGAGAAGTTGGGGCTCATGGGTTTCTGAAATTAGAGCTCCAAACCAAAAGACAAGAATATGGTTAGGTTCATATTCTACAGCCGAGGCCGCCGCAAGAGCTTACGATGCCGCCCTCTTGTGTCTTAAAGGCTCCTCCGCCAATCTAAATTTTccaatctcttcttcttcctttgctcattttcacaattttcttGATGATAATAATGTCATGTCTCCTAAGTCCATCCAAAGAGTTGCCGCCGAAGCTGCTGCCAACACCGCGTTTTTTGATGGCAATGTTCAAAGTAACATGGCGGGATCTAGCGATGTCCCACCGTTGTCGCCATTggtttcctcttcttcttcttcctcgtcAACGTCAAATAGTGAATCGTTTATGATGTCGGACCCGTCGTGGTTCAACTTTGATGAAATACTTTCTCCTAAGTATGTTGGGCAAATGATGGATTGGACTCTATTTGATCCACCCGTTACTGATGATTTTTACGAAGAAAGTGATATCCGTCTATGGAGCTTctgctga